CGGACCCTTGCGATGATTCGGACGATGGCGAAGATGCATTGCTACTCGAGGAGGATGCCGGGCTCGATGCCTGCTGCGATGCAAAACCTGGCAGTTCGACCTTGCCCGTAGCGAAGAGAAAGATGACGCCACCCGCAAGTGCAAGCACGAGAATGACGCAGATGACGATGGCGACGACCTTGCCGCGCCCCTTGCGAGCCGACCTGGGCCTGTCTGTCCGCTTGACGCTATGCGCACCCTTCATAACCCGTCCTCGTCTCTCGTCTTACTCGCCCTGGTGATGCGAGGGCTGTGATTCCTCGCCAAGAAGCTCCGCATAGTCCGTGATGAAGCAATCGACCGTCTTCCTGAGCTCGTCGGTAGCCTGCTGCTTATGCTCATCGTAGACACCGACGACGTAGGCACCCGTCTCTTTGGCGGACTTGGCAGCCGTGACAACATCCTCGAAGATGGCGCAACGCTCGGCAGGAACGCCCAACTGGCGTGCCGCCTCGAGGTAAACGACCGGATTGGACTTGCCTCCGCATTTCAGCTCATCGCATACGCAGATGGTGTCGAACAAATCGAGCACGCCATTGTTCGCAAGCGCTGGCTCGAGCAGATGACGTTGCAGAGAAGTCGCAATGGCCAGGGGCATGCCGGCCTCCTTGCAACGCTGCAGATACTCGAATGCACCGGGCTTGAGCATAACCTGCGTCGCATAGCCTTCCTCGGCCGCGGACTTCCACTCCTCGATGATGTCCTCGGGTTGCTCGTCGAGCCCGAAATGCTCGATGGCGAAGTCTGCCCCAAGCTCGAACCCAAGTACGGCGATCATCTCGCCGAACTCATCGGTAAAGGGGATGCCGCGCTTGGCGAGAAACATGCGATCGACCTCATCCCAGACCCACATGGAGTCTGCAAGCGTGCCATCGAAGTCGAAGATGATGGCATCGACGTCTTGTGTCCCGACCCGCATGATATGCCTTTCCACTCGCTACATCTCTCGAAAAACAAAGGGCGAGCCTACGACCCGCCCCTCGTGCAAAACCTATGCCTCGTGAGATTACTCGGCGTCTTCGGCAACCTCGGCAACAGCCTCGGTCTCCTCGACGACCTCTTCGTCGCCAGCGGGAAGCTCGGGCTCGTCTTCCAGGCGCTCCTCGATCGTCTCGACGATCTCGATCGAATCGTCATCGCTCACGACGTTGACCTCGAGCGTGGCCTTGATGTCGCGGTACACCGAAACGGTGAACTCGTGTTTGCCAGCCGTCTTGATGGCCTTGCCCAGATCGATCTTCTTGCGATCGACCGTAACGCCGAGCTGCTCGAGAATGGCCTCGGCAAGCATGGCGGTCGTGATGGAGCCGAAGAGCTGGCCCTCCTCACCGACGCGGGCGTAAACCTTGACGGTCTTGCCGTCGAGGGCGTTCTTGAGCACGTTTGCGTCGGTGGTACGAGCAAGCTCGCGCTTCTCGATGTTGTGGCGACGCTGCTCGAGCTGCTTGAGCTCGCCCTTGGTGGCCTCAATTGCGATGCCCTGCGGAAGCAGGTAGTTCACCGCGTAACCCTGAGCGACATCCACGACATCGCCCTCGCCACCACGGCCCTTGAGTTCCTTCAGCAGAATAACTTTCATGTTTCTAACCTTCTCTATGTCCCGCTATGGCGCAGGACTGCTTACATATATGTACGCGCCTCATTGCCCGAATGCAGGCCTGACCAAGCGTCGCTATGACGCCCGACCAGTTCGTGCATGAAGATGCACTAGCGATTCCTGCGGCCACCGCTACCGGAAACGATCTTCACGGTGTAGGGCAGCAGAGCCATCTCACGAGCACGCTTGATAGCGGTCGCGAGCTCATGCTGATGCTGGGTGCACACACCCGTCACGCGGCGGGACTTGATCTTGCCACGATCGGTGATGTAGCGGCGCAGCGTCTGAGCGTCTTTGTAGTCGATGAACTCGACCTTGTCCTTGCAGAAGGGGCAATACTTGCGACGCGGTGCGCGAGCGTAATCAGCCATGGTTCCTCCTCACTGATTCTTGAATGCGATAGTGTCTAGAAGGGAATGTCGCTGTCGTCATAGGCGCTCGGAGTCGGAGGCTCCGGGACGACGTTCCCCTGCGGTTGCTGATAGGACTGGTTGCCATAGTTGCCGCCGGCATTCTGGCCACCGTAGTTGTTGCCGCCGCCGTAATTGCCGCCTGCATCATAGCCACCCTGGCCGCCACCGTTGCGCGATGACATGAACTCGAGCTCGTCGACGGTCACGTCGACCTTGCTCCTTCGCTGGCCAGAATTGCGATCCTCCCAGGAGCTGTAGTGCAGCCTACCTTCAATGGCCACCTTGACGCCCTTGGTGAGGTACTGTGCAAGCGCCTCGGCACGACGACCGAACATCGTACAATCGATGAAATTCGCGTAGTCTTCCCACTCACCGTTCGCGTTGCGACGACGATCGTTGACCGCAACGCCGAAGCTCAGGATGGACGTCCCCGAAGGAGTGGTCCTCAGCTCGGCATCACGCGTGAGATTGCCAGAAATCATTACCCTGTTGATGCTCATGTTAAATCGTTCCTTTCAGCCGAGCGCAAAAGCCGTGCTTTACGCGCTCTCAACCGAAGCTGCCTCACCGTTGCGACGCGTGATCATGTAACGCTGGACAGCGTCCATGATGTGGAGCACGCGGTCGAGCTCTGCAATTGCAGTGGGATCAGCCTCGAAATCGATGAGAGTGTAATCGCCTTCGGCAAGACCGTTGATCTCGTACGCAAGCTTGCGCTTGCCCCAATCCTCAACGTTGCTCACCTTGCCGCCTTGCTCGGTAATCGCGGTATCGATACGCTTGCTCGTTGCAAGGCGCGTCTCCTCGTCGATAGACGGGTCGACAAAAAACAGCAGTTCGTAAGCCTTCATGTGGTCACCTCCTCTGGGCTATGCGGCTTCGGGACATGAAGGCTGCGCCCGAAGCAGGAAATAACTTTTGCATGCTACCACCTCCATCGGGCAATGACAAGGAATCTTTCCAGGTATGCAAACGATCTTGCAGCTGCGACCAGCGACGCCTGACACAGGCAACGCACGCGAGGAGGAGCACGCCCATTGCCGCAAGCAGAACAGCGAGGGCCATTTCCTTGCTGCACGAGACGCCGAAGAGCGCCTCGACCATCCCCACGAACTGACCCGTGCATGCATCGCCGAGCCAGCCGAGCGCATCCACGAGAAAGCCTGCTGGTGCAGGAGCGTCCTGCGGCGTGAGCTCGTAATCGCCCGTCTCGATCGCCCCAAAGGACTCGCTGCTCGTGATGGTCGATTCTTCGGGTACGCTGATGATGCCAGGTTGCTCGAGATGTGCAGAGGGGCTTGCGGACTCGCCAACAGAGGGCGCTGCCTCGGCGCTCGCCAGGGGCGTGGACGCGCTCGCGCCGGGCATCTCTGCAGCTGACTGTGCGGCCGCAGCGCCGCCTGGTGCATCGCCTGCCATACCGAAGAGCAACATCGGGTCAAGATAGCGTGAGCCCTGCTTGTAGCCCATGTGCAGGTGCGTTGCAGACGTCGAGACGTCACCCGATGCGGCCAGGGTACCGAGAGGAGCTCCTTCCGCAACCGTCTGGCCTTCCCGTACGCCTATGGATGCAAAGGGCATGAGGGTAACAGTGCGGCCGTCGTTGAGCTCTATGGAAACGGCGTTCATCGTCTTGTCTGATGACATGCCGCCCGTTCGTGAGTCGCCGGACGGTACGGCGCCGGTAAAACGTACCGTCCCGGCAAGCGGTGAGATTATCTGCAAACCGGCAGACGCGGGTATGTCGATGCCGCTATGTACATAG
This window of the Coriobacteriaceae bacterium genome carries:
- a CDS encoding HAD family phosphatase, which encodes MRVGTQDVDAIIFDFDGTLADSMWVWDEVDRMFLAKRGIPFTDEFGEMIAVLGFELGADFAIEHFGLDEQPEDIIEEWKSAAEEGYATQVMLKPGAFEYLQRCKEAGMPLAIATSLQRHLLEPALANNGVLDLFDTICVCDELKCGGKSNPVVYLEAARQLGVPAERCAIFEDVVTAAKSAKETGAYVVGVYDEHKQQATDELRKTVDCFITDYAELLGEESQPSHHQGE
- the rplI gene encoding 50S ribosomal protein L9, whose amino-acid sequence is MKVILLKELKGRGGEGDVVDVAQGYAVNYLLPQGIAIEATKGELKQLEQRRHNIEKRELARTTDANVLKNALDGKTVKVYARVGEEGQLFGSITTAMLAEAILEQLGVTVDRKKIDLGKAIKTAGKHEFTVSVYRDIKATLEVNVVSDDDSIEIVETIEERLEDEPELPAGDEEVVEETEAVAEVAEDAE
- the rpsR gene encoding 30S ribosomal protein S18, producing MADYARAPRRKYCPFCKDKVEFIDYKDAQTLRRYITDRGKIKSRRVTGVCTQHQHELATAIKRAREMALLPYTVKIVSGSGGRRNR
- the ssb gene encoding single-stranded DNA-binding protein; amino-acid sequence: MSINRVMISGNLTRDAELRTTPSGTSILSFGVAVNDRRRNANGEWEDYANFIDCTMFGRRAEALAQYLTKGVKVAIEGRLHYSSWEDRNSGQRRSKVDVTVDELEFMSSRNGGGQGGYDAGGNYGGGNNYGGQNAGGNYGNQSYQQPQGNVVPEPPTPSAYDDSDIPF
- the rpsF gene encoding 30S ribosomal protein S6, producing MKAYELLFFVDPSIDEETRLATSKRIDTAITEQGGKVSNVEDWGKRKLAYEINGLAEGDYTLIDFEADPTAIAELDRVLHIMDAVQRYMITRRNGEAASVESA
- a CDS encoding M23 family metallopeptidase, with product MNRTNGPLTSKLRRARHGVRITRGSSSSSLAHARMARIVCALPLVSLCIVFMAQPALAATWPMSTSALSATLAFHQSYSAGSNSYVHSGIDIPASAGLQIISPLAGTVRFTGAVPSGDSRTGGMSSDKTMNAVSIELNDGRTVTLMPFASIGVREGQTVAEGAPLGTLAASGDVSTSATHLHMGYKQGSRYLDPMLLFGMAGDAPGGAAAAQSAAEMPGASASTPLASAEAAPSVGESASPSAHLEQPGIISVPEESTITSSESFGAIETGDYELTPQDAPAPAGFLVDALGWLGDACTGQFVGMVEALFGVSCSKEMALAVLLAAMGVLLLACVACVRRRWSQLQDRLHTWKDSLSLPDGGGSMQKLFPASGAAFMSRSRIAQRR